In Streptomyces hawaiiensis, one genomic interval encodes:
- a CDS encoding FG-GAP-like repeat-containing protein: MRKRTLLLAATLTTGLLTATPATAAPSGLAGDFNGDGYRDVAAGAPCADVGSASCAGAVVVLYGSASGVSAARRAVITQNSAGVPGTAESGDLFGSALATGDLDRDGYSDLVVGTSSESIGDRDGVGSGTVLWGGKSGLAGGKGLPQPSTLSEYGNFSRGIATGDFDGDGDTDVTLTGQSHTRVYHGPFTRTGGPLNHLRVGEVGTTFEVIAGDMTGDGAAERVYPFNVDGDTGGQIDYFRWTGTTYKMADLPDADGYPGSIGDINRDGYGDLVLGDSADPYDLKPGGHKGGQVTVWYGGPNGPDPAQQPTVVHQDTAGVPGAGEAEDGFGSAVSTGDINGDGYADVVISAPGEDVGSATDAGSVTVLFGSASGLRTGSGVKSYTQNTAGVPGSAESSDRFGSAVDLTDVTKDGKADLVVGVHGENSTGGLWTLRGSASGLTTSGAQGITTTAVSLKGSVNLGSVVAR, from the coding sequence TTGCGCAAGCGCACCCTCCTGCTGGCCGCCACGCTCACCACCGGCCTGCTCACCGCCACCCCCGCCACCGCCGCCCCCTCCGGTCTCGCCGGGGACTTCAACGGCGACGGATACCGCGATGTGGCGGCCGGCGCCCCGTGCGCCGACGTCGGCTCGGCCTCCTGCGCCGGCGCGGTCGTCGTGCTGTACGGCTCGGCGTCCGGTGTCTCGGCCGCCCGCAGGGCCGTCATCACCCAGAACTCCGCGGGCGTCCCCGGCACCGCCGAGTCCGGCGACCTGTTCGGCTCCGCCCTGGCCACCGGCGACCTGGACCGGGACGGCTACTCCGACCTCGTCGTCGGCACCAGCAGCGAGAGCATCGGCGACCGGGACGGCGTCGGCTCCGGCACGGTCCTGTGGGGCGGCAAGTCGGGCCTGGCCGGCGGCAAGGGCCTGCCGCAGCCGTCGACGCTCTCCGAGTACGGCAACTTCTCCCGGGGCATCGCGACCGGCGACTTCGACGGGGACGGAGACACGGACGTCACGCTCACCGGCCAGAGCCACACCCGCGTCTACCACGGCCCCTTCACGCGCACCGGCGGCCCGCTGAACCACCTCCGCGTCGGCGAGGTCGGCACCACGTTCGAGGTGATCGCCGGTGACATGACCGGCGACGGGGCGGCCGAGCGCGTCTACCCGTTCAACGTGGACGGCGACACCGGCGGCCAGATCGACTACTTCCGCTGGACCGGCACGACGTACAAGATGGCCGATCTACCGGACGCCGACGGCTACCCCGGTTCCATCGGCGACATCAACCGCGACGGCTACGGCGACCTCGTCCTCGGCGACTCCGCGGACCCGTACGACCTCAAGCCCGGCGGTCACAAGGGCGGGCAGGTCACCGTCTGGTACGGCGGCCCGAACGGCCCCGACCCGGCGCAGCAGCCGACCGTCGTCCACCAGGACACCGCGGGCGTGCCCGGCGCGGGTGAGGCCGAGGACGGCTTCGGCAGCGCAGTGAGCACCGGCGACATCAACGGCGACGGGTACGCCGACGTCGTGATCTCCGCCCCGGGCGAGGACGTCGGCTCGGCGACGGACGCGGGCTCGGTGACCGTGCTGTTCGGCTCCGCCTCCGGCCTGAGGACCGGCAGCGGCGTGAAGTCGTACACGCAGAACACCGCCGGGGTGCCCGGCTCCGCCGAGTCCTCGGACCGCTTCGGGTCCGCGGTCGACCTGACCGACGTGACCAAGGACGGCAAGGCGGACCTCGTCGTCGGCGTCCACGGCGAGAACTCCACGGGCGGCCTGTGGACCCTGCGCGGCTCCGCCTCCGGCCTGACCACGAGCGGCGCGCAGGGCATCACCACCACCGCCGTCTCCCTCAAGGGCAGCGTCAACCTCGGCTCGGTCGTGGCCCGGTGA
- a CDS encoding FG-GAP-like repeat-containing protein, whose translation MRIRITAAVLAAALTPLALTLCAPAAHAATAAAPYDFNGDGRTDLAIGAPGATVSGQARAGAVSVVYGSTGGPKSSTRTLLTQNTAAMPGAAEADDAFGSALASADLNTDGYADLLIGTPGEDGSDSNDGTVTIVWGSASGLSGARSLFSFFSTDYDRYGRALAAGDFDGDGDIDVAVGSTGPVTLSLVDGPITRTSASNGGSGSRNDWWSSSNGVTHLSSGDVTGDGRPRLVLHGRAAHNGAAATSLADLRIGNYVDWLQNLPAGFVSAVGDIDGDGHDDIAVGNDREASADPEGALGGKVTVVYGGPDGRDGGRAPLVLTQDTAGVPGASERGDRFGSGVSLGDVNGDGYADLAIGTAGENSSAGAVTVLYGSASGLTTKGATSYTQNTAGVPGGSEAGDRFGERVTLTDHTGDRRADLSVSAPGENAGDGAVWSLRATASGLTTTGSVSFGPGTTGVSTSGTPGYGTALNS comes from the coding sequence ATGCGCATCCGTATCACCGCCGCAGTCCTCGCGGCGGCCCTGACCCCGCTCGCCCTCACCCTCTGCGCCCCCGCCGCGCACGCCGCGACGGCCGCCGCCCCCTACGACTTCAACGGCGACGGCCGCACCGACCTCGCGATCGGCGCGCCGGGCGCCACCGTCTCCGGGCAGGCGAGGGCGGGTGCCGTGTCGGTGGTCTACGGCAGCACCGGCGGGCCGAAGAGCTCCACGCGCACGCTCCTGACGCAGAACACCGCCGCAATGCCCGGTGCCGCCGAGGCCGACGACGCCTTCGGCTCCGCGCTCGCCTCCGCCGACCTGAACACCGACGGCTACGCCGACCTGCTGATCGGCACGCCCGGCGAGGACGGCAGCGACAGCAACGACGGCACGGTCACGATCGTCTGGGGCTCCGCGTCCGGTTTGTCCGGCGCCCGTTCGCTGTTCAGCTTCTTCAGCACCGACTACGACCGGTACGGCCGGGCGCTGGCCGCGGGCGACTTCGACGGCGACGGGGACATCGACGTCGCGGTGGGTTCCACCGGCCCGGTCACCCTCTCCCTCGTGGACGGGCCGATCACCAGGACCAGTGCGTCCAACGGCGGTTCGGGCTCGCGCAACGACTGGTGGTCGTCCTCGAACGGCGTCACCCACCTCTCCTCCGGCGACGTCACCGGCGACGGCCGCCCCCGCCTGGTCCTGCACGGCCGTGCCGCGCACAACGGCGCCGCCGCCACCTCCCTGGCCGACCTGCGGATCGGCAACTACGTCGACTGGCTGCAGAACCTGCCCGCCGGGTTCGTCTCCGCCGTGGGCGACATCGACGGCGACGGCCACGACGACATCGCCGTGGGAAACGACCGGGAGGCGTCGGCCGACCCCGAGGGCGCCCTCGGCGGCAAGGTCACCGTCGTCTACGGCGGACCCGACGGCCGCGACGGCGGCCGCGCCCCGCTCGTCCTCACCCAGGACACCGCCGGTGTGCCCGGCGCCTCCGAGAGGGGCGACCGCTTCGGCAGCGGCGTCTCCCTCGGCGACGTCAACGGCGACGGATACGCCGACCTGGCGATCGGCACCGCGGGCGAGAACAGCTCCGCCGGTGCCGTCACCGTGCTGTACGGCTCGGCGTCCGGCCTGACCACCAAGGGCGCCACGTCGTACACGCAGAACACGGCGGGTGTGCCCGGCGGTTCGGAGGCGGGCGACCGGTTCGGTGAGCGCGTCACGCTCACCGACCACACCGGCGACCGCCGCGCCGACCTGTCCGTCTCCGCGCCGGGCGAGAACGCCGGCGACGGCGCCGTCTGGTCCCTGCGCGCCACGGCGAGCGGCCTGACGACCACCGGTTCCGTCAGCTTCGGCCCGGGCACGACAGGCGTCTCGACATCCGGCACACCGGGCTACGGCACCGCCCTCAACTCCTGA